Within the Pseudarthrobacter sp. W1I19 genome, the region GCGGCATCACGGTGCTCACGAACCTTAATCCCTGGGTGGTGGGCCTGCACTTCCTGGTGTCGATGGCGCTGGTGGTGTTTGCCACGCTGCTGGTCAACCGGTCCTTCGGCCGGACTGGCCGGTTCCTGGCCGCCCGGCACCCGGCACTGCCGGGGATCATGCGGCCGGTGACGGCCGCCGTCGCACTCTTTTCAGCTATTGCCGTAATGCTCGGGGTGGTGGTCACGGGAGCAGGACCGCACGCCGGCGACGCCGATGCTCCCCGCAACGGCCTGGACTGGGACCTGTTCTCCCACATCCACGCCGTGCCCGCGTACCTGGTGACTGCGGGAACCGCCGTCGCACTGGCGCTCGTGATCCTGCGCCGGATCCCGGGGCCCTTCCGGACCGCGGTGCTGGGACTCCTTGGCGTGACCGTCCTGCAGGCGATCATCGGTTTCACCCAGTACTACAACGGCATTCCGGCCCTCCTGGTGGCTGCCCACATGCTCGGCGCCGCGCTGCTGATGGTGGCCTCAACCAACGCCTGGGATCTCGCCAAAGCCAGCCCGGTGGAGTAGTTTCGCGCCGCAATAAAGAATGCCCCCGGTTCGGTTCGAACCGGGGGCATTGCTGCGCTAGCCGCAGATGTAAGCCTTGACAGTCACCGGATAAGCACCGGCGCAGCAGCTTTTGCGGCAGCCTGGGCAGGATCGAGGAACCGGATACCGCCCGGCTCCACCAGCAGCACGCGGGCCGTGGCGATGTCATAGAACAGGCCGGTTGCCTGCACCCTGCCGGCGGCGAGTGCAGGGCCAACCGCAGGGTGGCGCTCCAGCTTGCGCAACTGGACGGCGACATTCACCATGGCC harbors:
- a CDS encoding heme A synthase, whose product is MSTASRLPQFVNRLSSRLPRTVDVRVRRLAVASLIGQTLLVVTGGAVRLTASGLGCPTWPRCTDTSLVNTPEMGIHGFIEFGNRLLTFALAAVAALMLVYLWNLRKERRDLFLLALGLLASIPAQAIIGGITVLTNLNPWVVGLHFLVSMALVVFATLLVNRSFGRTGRFLAARHPALPGIMRPVTAAVALFSAIAVMLGVVVTGAGPHAGDADAPRNGLDWDLFSHIHAVPAYLVTAGTAVALALVILRRIPGPFRTAVLGLLGVTVLQAIIGFTQYYNGIPALLVAAHMLGAALLMVASTNAWDLAKASPVE